A stretch of Microbulbifer bruguierae DNA encodes these proteins:
- a CDS encoding UvrD-helicase domain-containing protein, translating to MSSTIAPNIEFISAGAGSGKTYTLTKRMGELLSGNVVQPRGVMATTFTKMAASELKERVRQSLLESGNNATANAMGQAMIGTVNSVCGALVERFAFEAGLSPKQTVIEEEGAAQLFNQALDETLETDIRIIGKMHALSDRLGLVDSKTNQPLWRGEIQKIVDAARSNNLGPEDLRAAIDNSRDSLFSYFPPPTKRNLDNELLDAIDSATSQFNPTVDKTKGSKKYFADLEIIHRSLAEGRLSWPGWLRLSKDLPTAKSRPLAESVQMIASDYDKHPRLREDIGEFIHQIYTIAADSLDTYRRLKTRLGVVDFVDQEQCLLQILELPEVTDALRQELQLLMVDEFQDTSPIQLAIFIKLSELADRAIWVGDIKQSIYGFRGSDPSLMLTVIDHLKNQGATIDVLGKSWRSRPELVEYINGLFVPAFANTIPEQQVALEPAHQPQLKTPAVEHWQLEGSNKKNQYSALAAAVQKLVESGQQVLDSRTGDPRAVTYGDIAILARSNSNLASMAQELSAFGIPVSLSRAGLMATPEAVFAVACLRRLANPADTLASAEIRAMSQGEAVEEWLADRINRVQSDEGLHEWGEDTVPALAAIAEQRQRLLYLSPVEALEQVLLVTDARALATRWSKTLLHAELRLKNLEALLALSENYLDHCQTQNRAATVPGLILWFQQLQKNEQDNQATPDKGAVTLLTHHRAKGLEWPVVIASDLSAPVRPRIWGLRVQPNAAGFDFNAPLAGRSLCYWPSFFGGQSKDVSLKATVESGADGKQALADATEEDKRLLYVSLTRARDHLVLVSTQKSPTKSDYGYWWDCVDTRLLLPESDSVTLPKGKTVATKFASQPEAESPFIPTQEPLHWLGAGRKVQTATYFPRYLTPSAAEPLAQASIGDSLQIGERIALHNGPDITRLGEAVHAVIASAVTCGATSVEMTERVLADYGMREFITVPEVDAMVAKFLARIQEQFQPEQCWAEVPIQYTNSDGQQLQGFIDLLLETEQGWIVIDHKSSPRARSEWEPEALKYSGQLDVYRQALLAATEKPVLGCWIHFAITGGLVEVKLPQAAKATM from the coding sequence ATGAGCAGCACCATCGCCCCCAACATCGAATTTATCAGTGCCGGTGCCGGTAGTGGTAAAACCTACACCCTGACCAAGCGCATGGGCGAATTGTTGTCAGGTAACGTCGTGCAACCACGCGGGGTAATGGCGACCACCTTCACCAAAATGGCGGCCAGTGAGCTGAAGGAGCGAGTGCGCCAGAGTCTGCTGGAGAGCGGCAACAACGCCACCGCCAACGCCATGGGGCAGGCGATGATCGGCACCGTCAATAGCGTGTGCGGCGCGCTGGTGGAGCGCTTCGCGTTTGAAGCCGGCTTATCTCCTAAGCAGACTGTGATTGAAGAAGAGGGCGCGGCACAGCTGTTCAACCAGGCACTGGATGAAACACTGGAAACTGATATTCGCATCATCGGAAAGATGCACGCGTTGTCTGATCGGCTGGGACTGGTCGACAGCAAAACCAACCAGCCGCTATGGCGCGGGGAAATTCAGAAAATTGTCGATGCGGCGCGCAGCAATAACCTGGGACCGGAGGACTTACGTGCGGCCATCGACAACAGTCGGGACTCGCTATTCTCATATTTTCCCCCTCCCACAAAGCGGAATCTGGATAATGAACTGCTTGATGCGATTGATAGCGCGACCAGTCAATTTAATCCCACGGTAGATAAAACCAAAGGCTCCAAGAAATACTTTGCCGACCTCGAAATTATCCACAGGTCGCTGGCCGAAGGCCGTTTGAGTTGGCCTGGCTGGTTACGCTTGTCCAAAGACCTACCGACGGCGAAAAGCCGCCCGTTGGCAGAATCTGTGCAGATGATCGCCAGCGATTACGACAAGCACCCACGATTGCGGGAAGACATCGGCGAGTTTATCCATCAGATATACACCATCGCCGCCGACAGCCTGGACACCTATCGCCGGCTTAAAACCCGCCTGGGGGTGGTGGACTTCGTTGATCAGGAGCAGTGCCTGCTGCAAATTCTCGAGCTCCCCGAGGTGACCGACGCTCTGCGTCAGGAGCTGCAGTTACTGATGGTGGATGAATTTCAGGACACTTCACCCATCCAGCTAGCCATCTTTATCAAGCTCTCCGAACTGGCGGACAGGGCGATCTGGGTAGGGGATATCAAGCAGTCGATCTATGGCTTCCGCGGCTCAGATCCTTCCCTGATGCTCACGGTTATCGATCACCTGAAAAATCAGGGCGCTACCATCGATGTGCTGGGTAAAAGCTGGCGCTCGCGCCCGGAGCTGGTCGAATACATCAATGGACTGTTTGTACCGGCCTTCGCCAATACCATTCCTGAGCAGCAGGTCGCGCTGGAGCCCGCGCACCAGCCGCAGCTGAAAACACCTGCGGTCGAACACTGGCAACTGGAAGGCAGCAATAAAAAGAATCAATACAGTGCACTGGCCGCCGCGGTACAAAAATTGGTGGAATCCGGTCAGCAAGTTCTCGATAGTCGTACCGGTGATCCTCGCGCGGTGACTTATGGCGATATCGCCATTCTCGCGCGCAGCAATAGCAACCTCGCCAGTATGGCGCAGGAGCTGAGCGCATTTGGCATTCCCGTCAGCCTCAGTCGCGCTGGTCTCATGGCAACACCGGAAGCGGTATTTGCGGTGGCCTGCCTGCGCCGGCTCGCCAACCCGGCCGATACCCTGGCAAGCGCTGAGATTCGGGCCATGAGCCAAGGCGAGGCAGTAGAGGAGTGGCTGGCGGATAGGATCAACAGGGTACAAAGCGACGAGGGCTTGCACGAGTGGGGTGAGGATACCGTACCCGCCCTGGCGGCCATTGCCGAACAGCGCCAGCGCCTGCTCTACCTCTCGCCGGTGGAAGCATTGGAACAGGTGCTGCTGGTGACCGACGCCAGAGCGCTCGCTACCCGCTGGAGCAAAACGCTGCTGCACGCAGAGCTGCGCCTGAAAAACCTGGAAGCATTGCTGGCACTGTCGGAAAACTATCTTGACCACTGTCAGACCCAGAACCGGGCCGCCACCGTGCCCGGATTGATCCTCTGGTTTCAGCAACTGCAAAAAAACGAGCAAGACAACCAGGCAACGCCGGATAAAGGCGCGGTAACCCTGCTCACCCATCACCGCGCCAAAGGCCTGGAGTGGCCCGTGGTCATCGCCAGCGACCTCAGTGCGCCGGTACGCCCGCGTATCTGGGGCCTGCGGGTACAGCCGAATGCAGCGGGTTTTGACTTTAATGCGCCGCTGGCGGGGCGTAGCCTCTGCTACTGGCCAAGCTTCTTTGGTGGCCAGTCCAAAGACGTTTCGCTCAAGGCAACTGTCGAAAGTGGCGCGGACGGCAAACAGGCCTTGGCCGATGCAACCGAGGAAGACAAGCGCCTGCTCTACGTTTCCCTGACACGTGCGAGAGATCACCTTGTTCTGGTCAGTACACAAAAAAGCCCCACCAAATCGGACTATGGCTATTGGTGGGACTGCGTCGATACCCGTTTACTGCTGCCGGAATCCGATTCCGTGACCCTGCCAAAAGGCAAGACAGTGGCGACTAAGTTTGCGTCTCAACCAGAGGCAGAGAGTCCTTTCATACCCACACAGGAGCCGCTCCACTGGCTGGGCGCTGGCCGGAAGGTGCAAACTGCGACCTATTTTCCCCGTTACCTGACGCCTTCCGCCGCAGAACCCCTGGCGCAGGCGAGCATCGGTGACAGCCTGCAAATCGGCGAGCGTATTGCCCTGCACAATGGCCCGGATATCACCCGCCTAGGTGAAGCCGTACACGCGGTCATCGCATCAGCGGTTACCTGTGGTGCGACCTCCGTCGAAATGACTGAGCGTGTACTGGCCGATTACGGCATGCGTGAATTCATCACCGTACCGGAAGTCGATGCGATGGTAGCGAAATTCCTCGCGCGCATTCAGGAGCAGTTCCAACCCGAGCAGTGTTGGGCCGAGGTGCCAATCCAGTACACCAATAGCGATGGCCAGCAACTGCAGGGCTTTATCGACCTGCTGCTGGAAACGGAACAAGGTTGGATCGTAATTGACCACAAGAGCTCCCCCCGCGCTCGCAGCGAGTGGGAGCCTGAGGCTTTGAAGTATTCCGGTCAGCTGGATGTTTACCGACAGGCACTCTTGGCAGCCACCGAGAAACCAGTGCTCGGCTGCTGGATTCACTTCGCAATCACTGGCGGGTTGGTAGAGGTCAAGCTGCCGCAAGCCGCTAAAGCGACGATGTGA
- a CDS encoding metallophosphoesterase: MASNKYDIIGDIHGHADALIELLEKLGYSETETGYAHSERKVLFLGDFIDRGEQLAQHRKLLNIVMKMVRNGHAKAIMGNHEFNALAYHTHVNGQPLRPHIEKNTKQHQAFLNEYDNDPEARAEVLDFFYTLPMWLDLGDLRAVHACWDASLIERLEDKINGAYLTPELMEEATTKGTDLYLAVETLLKGVEVPLPNGVTFKDKSGHPRREVRVQWWNPAATSLGEIALPLGVDIGEAANLPVEQGIPYYPEHSAPCFIGHYWLKGTPAPQATNVACLDYSVAASEGERQLVAYRFNGEQTLSKDNYVSVRPT, from the coding sequence ATGGCAAGTAACAAGTACGACATTATCGGCGATATCCACGGCCACGCTGATGCGTTGATCGAACTGCTGGAAAAGCTCGGCTATTCAGAAACTGAAACCGGCTATGCCCACTCCGAGCGCAAGGTGTTGTTCCTGGGCGACTTTATCGACCGAGGCGAACAGCTCGCCCAGCACCGCAAGCTGCTGAACATCGTCATGAAAATGGTCAGAAATGGCCACGCCAAGGCTATTATGGGCAATCACGAATTCAATGCGCTTGCCTATCACACTCACGTAAATGGCCAGCCACTGCGTCCACATATCGAAAAAAACACCAAACAGCATCAAGCGTTTCTCAACGAATACGACAACGACCCGGAAGCCCGGGCCGAGGTGCTGGACTTCTTCTACACCCTGCCCATGTGGCTGGATCTTGGCGACCTGCGCGCAGTGCATGCCTGTTGGGATGCAAGCCTGATTGAACGGCTCGAAGACAAAATCAACGGCGCATACCTGACTCCCGAATTGATGGAGGAGGCCACCACCAAAGGAACAGACCTGTATTTGGCCGTAGAAACCCTCCTCAAAGGTGTGGAAGTACCACTGCCGAACGGCGTGACGTTCAAAGACAAAAGCGGTCACCCGCGCAGAGAGGTGCGGGTACAGTGGTGGAACCCCGCTGCCACCAGCTTGGGCGAGATCGCGCTGCCCCTGGGCGTGGATATCGGCGAGGCCGCCAATTTGCCGGTAGAGCAGGGTATTCCCTACTATCCCGAACACAGCGCCCCCTGCTTTATCGGCCACTACTGGCTGAAAGGTACTCCCGCACCCCAGGCCACCAATGTGGCCTGCCTGGACTATTCGGTCGCCGCGAGCGAGGGGGAACGTCAACTGGTCGCCTACCGTTTCAACGGTGAGCAAACCCTGAGCAAAGACAACTACGTGTCCGTGCGTCCCACGTAA
- a CDS encoding class I SAM-dependent DNA methyltransferase: MAGKAKTEKKAQGENTLANIEKTLWAAADKLRANMDAAEYKHVVLGLIFLKYISDSFDEFRRELTQRIQDPKDELYWEDASAEDIEGELEDLDHYLAANVFWVPAESRWGAIQSRAREADIGRTIDNAMAAIEKENSSLKGILNREYGRERMKQVRLGELIDLIATIGFNDTEHRAKDVLGHVYEYFLGQFASAEGKKGGQFYTPKSIVSLMVEMLEPYKGRVFDPAMGSGGFFVSSEKFIESHGGKLGDISIYGQESNPTTWRLAAMNMAIRGMDFNFGKEPADSFHNNQHPDLRADYVMANPPFNISDWGGDQLQGDKRWQFGTPPAGNANFAWVQHMLHHLAPNGRAGIVLANGSMSSNTNNEGTIRKALVEADLVECMVALPGQLFTNTQIPACIWFLARNKPRKGEVLFIDARNKGQMASRVLKTFSDDDITAIAEVYHQWRNGDEAYVDVPGFVKRATVEEIRGHEHVLTPGRYVGAADEEDDGVPFAEKMATLTSRLKKQFSDSTLLQREIEEKLEGLGYEL; this comes from the coding sequence ATGGCCGGAAAAGCAAAAACTGAGAAGAAAGCGCAGGGAGAAAACACCCTCGCCAATATCGAGAAAACCCTGTGGGCCGCCGCCGACAAGCTGCGCGCCAATATGGATGCCGCCGAGTACAAACACGTGGTGCTCGGCCTGATCTTCCTCAAATACATCTCCGACAGCTTCGACGAGTTCCGCCGCGAGCTCACCCAGCGGATTCAGGACCCCAAAGATGAACTCTACTGGGAAGATGCCAGCGCAGAGGATATCGAAGGCGAACTGGAGGACCTCGATCACTACCTGGCCGCCAACGTATTCTGGGTGCCCGCAGAATCCCGCTGGGGCGCCATTCAGTCCCGCGCCCGCGAGGCGGATATCGGCCGCACCATCGACAACGCCATGGCCGCAATCGAAAAGGAGAATTCCAGCCTCAAGGGCATCCTCAATCGCGAATACGGCCGCGAGCGTATGAAACAGGTGCGTTTGGGCGAGCTGATCGACCTCATCGCCACCATCGGCTTCAACGACACCGAGCACCGGGCCAAAGACGTGCTCGGCCATGTGTACGAATACTTTCTCGGCCAGTTCGCCAGTGCCGAGGGCAAGAAGGGCGGCCAGTTCTATACCCCCAAGTCCATCGTCAGCCTGATGGTGGAAATGCTCGAACCCTACAAGGGCCGCGTGTTCGACCCGGCCATGGGCTCCGGCGGCTTCTTTGTGTCCTCGGAGAAATTTATCGAATCCCACGGCGGCAAGCTGGGGGATATCTCCATCTACGGCCAGGAGTCCAACCCCACCACCTGGCGGCTGGCGGCCATGAACATGGCCATCCGCGGCATGGATTTCAACTTCGGCAAAGAGCCCGCCGACAGCTTTCACAACAACCAGCACCCGGACCTGCGCGCCGACTATGTGATGGCCAACCCCCCGTTCAATATCTCCGACTGGGGCGGCGACCAGTTGCAGGGCGACAAGCGCTGGCAGTTCGGCACGCCGCCCGCGGGCAACGCCAACTTCGCCTGGGTACAGCATATGCTGCACCACCTGGCGCCCAACGGCCGCGCCGGTATCGTGCTTGCCAACGGCTCCATGAGTTCCAATACCAATAACGAGGGCACCATCCGCAAAGCGCTGGTGGAGGCAGACCTGGTGGAGTGCATGGTGGCGCTGCCGGGCCAGCTGTTCACCAACACCCAGATCCCCGCCTGTATCTGGTTCCTCGCCCGCAACAAACCGCGTAAGGGCGAAGTGTTGTTTATCGACGCGCGTAACAAGGGGCAAATGGCCAGCCGCGTGCTCAAGACCTTTTCCGATGACGATATCACCGCGATCGCCGAGGTGTACCACCAGTGGCGCAATGGCGATGAGGCCTATGTGGATGTGCCCGGCTTTGTGAAACGCGCGACGGTGGAAGAGATTCGCGGGCACGAGCATGTGCTTACGCCGGGGCGCTATGTGGGGGCTGCGGATGAGGAGGATGATGGGGTGCCGTTTGCAGAAAAGATGGCTACATTGACCTCAAGACTGAAGAAGCAATTTTCCGATAGCACGTTGCTTCAGCGAGAAATAGAGGAAAAACTTGAGGGGCTAGGTTATGAGCTGTGA
- a CDS encoding restriction endonuclease subunit S: MSIDDIKANSKNAIAIGPFGSRMKSDCYVESGVAVIRGTNLSTDPEFVGDFVYITEEKADELVGCNVYEGDLVFPHRGAIGEVGIVSDKSRYVLSSSLMKLTCNLELANPQFIYYFFKSRIGRYELLKNASQVGTPGIGQPLSSLKSIKLRLPPLEIQEEVAATIGQLNSKISLNRRTNQTLEQIAQTLFKSWFVDFDPVRAKVAVREYFERCAAEQGEPMPSSADLEKAQNNAAAATIAGLTFDPADIDGTRKLLESKLAGLEVEQRKQLMETAALFSGKIMEPGKDEYPEGWSWGYLSEVCSLNSTSWTKKNAPNQICYVDLANTKNGEIHRVENFNWEDAPSRARRVLNPGDTIVGTVRPGNRSYARIGRYNTGLTGSTGFAVLTPKAPHWVEFLYVAATCDEAIERLAHLADGGAYPAVKPNVVVDAELIIPPDSVAERFSALISPMFERIDTNNQSSKTLAELRDLLLPKLLSGEIQLNQEAPQKAS, encoded by the coding sequence GTGAGTATCGATGACATTAAAGCGAATTCGAAAAATGCTATCGCAATTGGTCCATTCGGCTCCAGAATGAAAAGCGACTGCTATGTCGAAAGCGGAGTTGCAGTAATCCGTGGAACGAATTTGTCAACTGACCCAGAGTTCGTGGGCGATTTCGTTTATATCACGGAAGAGAAAGCTGATGAACTCGTTGGCTGCAATGTGTATGAGGGAGATTTAGTCTTCCCGCATCGTGGGGCTATTGGTGAAGTGGGTATTGTTTCCGATAAAAGTAGATACGTTTTATCTTCAAGCTTAATGAAGCTCACGTGTAATCTTGAGTTGGCTAATCCACAGTTTATATATTATTTTTTCAAAAGCCGGATTGGCCGTTACGAACTTTTAAAAAACGCTTCCCAAGTTGGGACTCCGGGAATAGGTCAGCCATTATCTTCTTTGAAGAGTATTAAGCTCAGACTGCCCCCATTAGAAATTCAAGAGGAAGTTGCTGCCACGATTGGGCAGTTAAATTCGAAGATATCGCTCAACCGCCGCACAAATCAAACTCTAGAACAAATAGCCCAAACCCTATTTAAAAGCTGGTTTGTAGACTTCGATCCGGTGCGCGCCAAGGTGGCGGTGCGCGAGTATTTCGAGCGGTGCGCTGCGGAGCAGGGCGAGCCAATGCCGTCCTCGGCCGACCTCGAAAAAGCCCAAAACAACGCCGCCGCCGCCACCATCGCCGGACTCACCTTCGATCCCGCCGATATTGACGGCACTCGCAAGTTGCTGGAATCCAAGCTGGCGGGATTGGAGGTGGAGCAGCGGAAGCAGCTAATGGAAACTGCTGCGCTTTTTTCTGGAAAAATAATGGAGCCTGGTAAGGACGAATATCCCGAAGGCTGGAGTTGGGGATACTTGTCTGAAGTTTGCTCCCTTAACTCGACATCTTGGACTAAGAAAAATGCTCCAAATCAAATTTGCTATGTAGATCTCGCGAATACAAAGAATGGTGAAATACATCGGGTTGAGAATTTCAATTGGGAAGATGCTCCGAGCCGAGCAAGGCGTGTTCTTAACCCAGGGGATACAATCGTCGGAACTGTCCGGCCAGGGAATCGCTCCTATGCCAGGATTGGACGTTATAATACTGGGTTAACTGGTAGTACCGGCTTTGCTGTATTGACTCCAAAGGCTCCACATTGGGTAGAGTTTTTGTATGTAGCAGCGACATGTGATGAGGCAATTGAAAGGTTAGCGCATTTGGCCGATGGCGGTGCTTACCCCGCAGTTAAACCCAATGTAGTCGTAGATGCAGAATTAATTATCCCACCTGATTCAGTCGCCGAACGCTTTAGTGCACTTATTAGTCCAATGTTCGAGAGGATAGACACAAACAATCAATCCTCGAAAACCCTTGCTGAACTGAGGGATTTATTGCTTCCAAAACTCCTTTCCGGCGAAATCCAACTAAACCAAGAAGCCCCACAAAAGGCCAGCTAA
- a CDS encoding type I restriction endonuclease subunit R produces MISEDQLENLCQSWFEDIGYRVINNEVIAPDSDAPERDDWQQVILRPRLRDAIARLNTYLPETAREEAFHIVTNHDAPLLASANRGFHELLVKGVNLDMAGKEVTEGVFVRLLDFENPENNDWLVVRQFTVKGDRTRRPDMVVFVNGLPLAVIELKNPADEKTDIWAAYNQIETYKAQIRDLFVPNVTSVISDGQEARMGSLTANEERYLPWRSITGARDEDVGKLELEVLVRGLFCKEHWLDYLRHFAIFEEHKGKIIKKIAGYHQFFAVRAAVVKAIEAHQQHSNQGGVVWHTQGSGKSISMCCFAAKLAGRPELDNPTLVVVTDRNDLDGQLFQTFSAAKSLLTQTPVQADSRDKLRSLLSSRASGGIIFTTIQKFALLDGESTHPVLSERNNILVMSDEAHRSQYGLKAKLTESGKYQYGYAKHLRDALPNAAFVGFTGTPIETEDKDTRAVFGDYIHVYDVEQAVKDGATVPIHYESRLAKVELREDQLPQIDAVVDEITEGDEEAAGERFKSQWAALASVVGAEPRIKQVAQDLVTHFENRQAALPGKGMIVCMSRAICVDMYNAITALRPEWHHKDPDNGAIKVVMTGSASDPAGFQPHLYSKDVLKDLEGRVRDPDDSLQLVIVRDMWLTGFDAPCLHTLYIDKPMKGHNLMQAIARVNRVFGDKPGGLVVDYIGIADELKAALKTYTASHGRGRPTIDVHEALAVLLEKLEVARALLHGCDYSEFATRPLELMAPVMDFVLGQEDGKQRYCDTVLAISKAYALCGTLDEAAVLKEEVAFLQAIRAALTKRSQTERKLTDTEKQARMRQVLSNAIVSDRVVDIFEAVGLDKPNIAILSDEFMQEVAGMEHRNLAVEILERLLIGEIKSRSASNVVQAKKYSDRLKDTLVKYQNRSVQTAQVIEELIAMAKDFRAAANRGEQLRLSDDELAFYEALEANEASVRELGEEILRTIAIELTLRLRNSTTVDWQVRESVRARLRILVKRILKKYKYPPDKQEEAVDLVLKQAEVLSERWST; encoded by the coding sequence ATGATTAGTGAAGATCAGCTAGAAAACCTCTGCCAGTCCTGGTTCGAAGATATCGGCTACCGGGTAATCAACAACGAAGTTATTGCCCCGGACAGCGATGCGCCGGAGCGCGACGACTGGCAGCAGGTGATTCTGCGCCCGCGCCTGCGCGATGCCATCGCGCGCCTCAACACCTACCTGCCGGAGACCGCGCGGGAAGAGGCGTTTCATATCGTCACCAACCACGACGCGCCGCTACTGGCGTCCGCCAACCGCGGCTTTCACGAACTGTTGGTGAAGGGCGTAAACCTGGATATGGCGGGCAAAGAGGTGACCGAGGGCGTCTTTGTGCGTCTGTTGGACTTCGAAAACCCGGAAAACAACGACTGGCTGGTGGTACGCCAGTTCACCGTAAAGGGTGACCGTACCCGCCGCCCGGATATGGTGGTGTTTGTTAACGGCCTGCCTCTGGCGGTCATTGAGCTCAAAAACCCCGCCGACGAAAAGACCGATATCTGGGCGGCCTATAACCAGATTGAAACCTACAAGGCGCAGATCCGCGACCTGTTCGTGCCCAATGTGACGTCGGTCATTTCCGATGGCCAGGAAGCGCGCATGGGCTCGCTCACCGCCAACGAGGAGCGCTATTTACCCTGGCGGAGTATTACCGGTGCGCGGGATGAGGATGTCGGCAAGCTGGAGTTGGAAGTGCTGGTGCGCGGCCTGTTCTGCAAAGAACACTGGTTGGACTACCTGCGCCACTTCGCCATCTTTGAGGAGCACAAGGGTAAGATCATCAAAAAGATCGCCGGCTATCACCAGTTCTTCGCCGTGCGCGCGGCGGTGGTTAAAGCGATCGAGGCCCATCAACAGCACAGCAACCAGGGCGGTGTGGTGTGGCACACCCAGGGTTCCGGCAAGAGTATTTCCATGTGCTGCTTTGCCGCCAAGCTGGCGGGGCGCCCGGAGCTGGATAACCCCACCCTGGTGGTGGTCACCGATCGCAACGACCTGGATGGTCAGCTCTTCCAGACCTTCAGTGCTGCCAAGTCGCTGCTGACGCAGACCCCGGTACAGGCGGACAGCCGCGACAAACTGCGCAGTCTGCTTTCCTCCCGTGCATCCGGCGGCATCATCTTCACCACCATTCAAAAGTTCGCCCTGCTGGATGGGGAGAGCACTCACCCGGTGCTGAGTGAGCGCAATAATATCCTGGTCATGAGCGACGAGGCCCACCGCAGCCAGTACGGTCTAAAAGCCAAGTTAACCGAATCCGGAAAATACCAGTACGGCTATGCCAAACACCTGCGCGATGCCCTGCCCAACGCGGCCTTTGTGGGCTTCACCGGCACACCCATTGAAACGGAAGACAAAGATACCCGCGCGGTGTTTGGCGATTACATTCATGTGTACGACGTCGAGCAGGCGGTAAAAGACGGCGCGACGGTGCCGATCCACTACGAGTCCCGCCTGGCGAAAGTCGAACTGCGGGAGGATCAGTTGCCGCAGATCGATGCGGTAGTCGACGAAATCACCGAGGGAGACGAAGAGGCAGCCGGCGAGCGCTTTAAAAGCCAATGGGCGGCACTAGCCTCGGTGGTGGGCGCCGAGCCGCGTATCAAGCAGGTGGCGCAGGACCTGGTCACCCACTTTGAGAACCGCCAGGCCGCGCTCCCCGGTAAAGGCATGATCGTATGTATGAGCCGCGCAATCTGCGTGGACATGTACAACGCCATCACCGCACTGCGCCCGGAGTGGCATCACAAAGACCCGGACAACGGCGCTATCAAGGTGGTGATGACCGGCTCCGCTTCCGATCCTGCCGGCTTTCAGCCCCATCTCTACAGCAAGGACGTACTCAAGGACCTGGAAGGGCGGGTGCGGGATCCGGACGACTCTCTGCAACTGGTGATTGTGCGGGATATGTGGCTCACCGGCTTCGACGCACCATGTCTCCATACTTTGTATATCGACAAGCCCATGAAGGGGCACAATCTGATGCAGGCCATCGCTCGAGTGAACCGCGTGTTCGGCGACAAGCCCGGCGGTCTGGTGGTGGACTACATCGGTATCGCGGACGAGTTGAAAGCTGCACTGAAGACCTATACCGCCAGCCACGGTCGCGGCCGCCCCACCATCGACGTGCATGAAGCACTGGCGGTACTGCTGGAGAAGCTGGAAGTGGCGCGTGCATTACTGCACGGCTGTGATTACTCCGAATTCGCGACCCGTCCGCTGGAGCTGATGGCGCCGGTAATGGACTTTGTACTGGGCCAGGAAGACGGCAAGCAGCGCTATTGCGACACGGTCCTCGCAATCAGCAAGGCTTATGCCCTGTGTGGCACCTTGGACGAGGCGGCCGTGCTAAAAGAGGAGGTGGCCTTCCTGCAGGCGATACGCGCGGCTTTAACCAAGCGCAGTCAAACTGAGAGGAAGCTCACCGACACCGAAAAGCAGGCGCGTATGCGTCAGGTATTGAGTAACGCCATCGTATCCGATCGGGTTGTGGATATCTTTGAGGCTGTGGGCCTGGATAAGCCGAACATCGCCATTCTCTCCGATGAATTTATGCAGGAAGTGGCGGGGATGGAGCACCGCAATCTGGCGGTGGAAATCCTAGAACGCCTGCTAATAGGAGAGATTAAATCCCGCAGCGCTTCCAATGTTGTTCAGGCCAAGAAATACTCCGACCGTCTTAAAGACACTTTGGTGAAATACCAGAATCGTTCCGTGCAAACCGCTCAGGTGATCGAAGAACTGATCGCCATGGCCAAGGACTTCCGCGCTGCCGCCAACCGCGGTGAGCAGCTGCGCCTGAGCGACGACGAACTGGCATTCTACGAAGCACTGGAAGCCAACGAGGCGTCGGTGCGGGAACTCGGCGAGGAAATTCTGCGCACCATCGCCATCGAACTCACCCTGCGCCTGCGCAACAGCACCACCGTGGACTGGCAAGTGCGCGAGTCGGTGCGCGCCCGTTTGCGCATTCTGGTGAAACGTATCCTGAAAAAATACAAATATCCACCGGATAAGCAGGAAGAGGCCGTGGATTTGGTGTTGAAGCAGGCTGAAGTGTTGTCTGAGAGATGGAGTACTTGA